The sequence below is a genomic window from Microbacterium sp. cx-55.
GGCCGAGCCGTAGCCGACGAGCACCGACCCGCCCTCGTCTGCAGCGGGGGCCGCGGCGGGCGCGGGGACGACGGCCGCGGGGGCCGCAGCATCCGCGATCGTGATGATCGGCGCGCCCACGTCGACCGTCTTGCCCTCCTCGACGAGCAGGTCGCCGACGACACCCGCGTACGGCGAAGGCAGCTCGACGAGCGACTTGGCGGTTTCGATCTCGACGAGCACGTCGTTCACGGCCACCTGATCGCCGGGGGCGACGCGCCAGGTGACGATCTCGGCCTCGGTGAGGCCTTCACCGACGTCGGGCAGGTGGAAGGTCTGGTCGCTCATGCGAGCTCCTTTCGCCGGAAGCCCCGACCGCGAGACGGGATCTTCGCGCCGAGACAGGGGGGTAACCCCACCGTCTCGGCGTCCAGATCCAGTCTCGCGGTCATGGGCTGGCGGATCAGTAGGTCAGGGCGCGGTCGACGGCTTCGAGGATGCGGTCGGCATCGGGCAGGTACTGCCCCTCGAGTCGTGCGGGCGGGAAGGGGGTGTCGAAGCCCGATACCCGGAGGACCGGGGCTTCGAGGGAGTAGAACGCGCGCTCGGCGACGGTCGCGGCGACCTCGGAACCCAGCGAGGTGAACCCGGGCGCCTCCTGCGCGTAGACCATGCGGCCGGTGCGGCGGACGGAATCGAGGATCGGACCGTAATCCACCGGCGACAGCGACCGGAGGTCGACGACCTCGATCGACACGCCCTCGGACTCGGCGAGCGCCGCGGCCTGCAGCATCGTCGACACCATCGCGCCGTGACCGACGAGCGTCACGTCGGTGCCGCGACGCACCACGCGGGACGCGTGCAGCGGCAGGGCGCGGGCCGACAGATCGACCTCGCCCTTGGGCCAGTACCGGCTCTTCGGCTCGAGGAAGACGACCGGGTCGTCGGACGCGATCGCATCCTGAATCATCCAGTAGGCGTCGTTCGGGGTCGACGGGCTCACGACCCGAAGGCCCGCGGTGTGCGTGAAGTACGCCTCCGGGCTTTCCTGGTGGTGCTCGACCGCGCCGATGTGTCCGCCGTACGGGATGCGGATGACGACGGGCATGCGCAGCGCGCCCTCGTGCCGGTTGGTGAGCTTCGCGAGCTGCGTGGTGATCTGGTCGAAGCCGGGGAAGACGAACCCGTCGAACTGGATCTCGCACACCGGGCGGAAGCCGGCCATCGCCAGGCCGATCGCCGTGCCGATGATGCCGGACTCGGCCAGCGGAGTGTCGATCACGCGACGCGGGCCGAACTCGGCCTGCAGGCCCTCGGTCACGCGGAAGACGCCGCCGAGCGGGCCGATGTCCTCGCCCATGAGCAGCACGTGGTCGTCGGCGGCGAGCGCGGCGCGGAGCCCGGCGTTCATCGCCTTGCTCAGCGGCATGGTGGAGATGTCGGTCATGCCCGGCCCTCCTCGAACGACGCTTCGTAGTCGGCCAGCCACTGCTTCTGCTCCGCGATCAGCGGGTGCTCCTCGCTGTAGACGTGGTCGAAGATGACGTCGGACGGGATGGACTCGAGGGCGACGGTGCGCGCCCGGGCGTCCTCGGCGACGGCTGCGCCCTCCGCATCCACGTCGGCGAAGAACTCGTCGCTCGCGCCGCGGCCGCGCAGGAACGCCCGCATCCGCTCGATCGGGTCGCGCAGCGCCCAGGACTGTTCTTCTTCGGACGTGCGGTACTTGGTGGGGTCATCGCTGGTCGTGTGCGCGCCCATCCGGTAGGTCGCCGCCTCGATCGCGCGCGGCCCGCCGCCGGCCCGCGCCTCATCGAGCGCCCGGCGTGCGACGGCGTAGCTGGCGAGCACGTCGTTTCCGTCGACGTGGATGCTGGGCATGCCGTATCCGGCGGCCCGCAGGTGCAGCGGCCCGCGCGACTGGGTGCGCACCGGCACCGAGATCGCCCACTGGTTGTTCTGCAGGAAGAACACCTCGGGCGTCTGGAAACTGGCGGCGAACACCATCGCCTCGTGCACGTCGCCCTGGCTGGATGCCCCGTCGCCGTAGTAGACGATGACGGCCTCGTCGCGTTCCGGGTCGCCGGACCCGCTCTTGCCGTCGAGGGAGAGGCCCATCGCGAAACCGGTCGCGTGCAGCGTCTGCGATCCGAGCACGAGCGTGTAGAGGTGCGTGTTGCCGTTCTTCGGGTCGTAGGGGTTCCACCCGCCGTGGGTGAGTCCCTTCATGAGCCGGATGATGTCGATCGGATCGACGCCGCGGATGGTGGCGACCACGTGCTCGCGATACGAGGGGAACAGGTGGTCCTGCGCGCGGGCGGCGCGAGCGGAGCCGACCTGCGCGGCCTCTTGGCCGTAGCTCGGCGGCCACAGGGCGAGCTGCCCCTGCCGCTGCAGGTTGGTCGCCTGGCGGTCGAAGGCCCGGATCACCGCCATGTCGCGGTAGAAGGTCTCGAGTTCTGCGTCGCTCAGGGCCGCGATCGCCTCGAGGTACGGCTCTGCGGCGGGGGTGGGGGCGAAGGATCCGTCGGCCGCGATGACCCGCACGAGGTGCGGATCGTCGGAGTTCGAGGCGTCGTGGGTCACCGTGTCGGGTGCAGTCACAGCGTCTACGCTATCCGCCGTGCCGGGTGGCCCTCTGGAAGGTGCTGCACAACGGATGCGGCGATTCGTAGGACGGTCTCCACAGACTCCTCCTCACCGATCGACACCCGCAGGCCGTCGCCGGGGAAGGCACGCACGATGATTCCGGCGGCTTCGAACGCCTCCGCCGCCTCCGCCGAATCGACTCCCGTCGCCAGCCACACGAAGTTGCCCTGCGCGTCGGGCACCTGCCAGCCCGCCTCCCGGAGCCCGTCGGCGATCCGGTCGCGGCGCACGGCGATCTGCCGCACACGCTCGCGCAGTTCGTCCTCGGCGTCGAGGCTGGCGAGGGCAGCGTTCTCGGCCTGCGCCGTCACCGACAGCGGGATCGCGGTCGCGCGCGCGGCGTCGAGCACCCGGCGGTGCCCGACCGCGTAGCCGATGCGGAGCCCCGCCAGGCCGTACGCCTTGGAGAACGTCCGGAGCGCGACGACGTTCGGGCGCACGACACCGAGCTCGCGGAGTCCGTCGACCGCATCCGGTGCCGTGACGAATTCGGCGTAGGCCTCGTCGAGGATCACAAGCACGTCGCTCGGCACCGCGTCGAGGAACGCGTCGAACTCGCTCTGCGTCACGACCGGGCCGGTCGGGTTGTTCGGGCTGCAGACGACCACCGCCTGGGTGCGGTCGGTGACGGACGCGGCCATCGCCGACAGATCGTGCCGTCCGTCGGAGGTGAGGGGAACCTCGACGCGGTCGGCGCCGGTCACGGTCACGAGGTTCGGGTACGCCTCGAACGAGCGCCAGGGGTACACGATCTGGTCGCCGGGTCCGGCGACCGAGAGCATGAGCTGCGACAGGATCGACACACTGCCCGCGGCGATGTGCACTTCATCGATCGTCACCCCGAACCGGGCGGCGAGGCGTTCGCGCAGGCGGGTGGCCGTCGCATCCGGATACCGGTTCACCGACACGGCCTGATGCATCGCGTCGATGACGCCGGGCAGCGGATCGAAGGGGTTCTCGTTGCTCGAGAGCTTGAAGGCGTCGGCGCCGGCCTGGCGTCCCTGGCGGTAAACCGGCAGGGCGGCGATCTCGGGGCGGACGCGGACGGGAATCGGATCGCTCACGACCCCGAGTCTAAGAGCGCACCCATTCCCGCGCGCTCATGCGCCCCGGTTGCCGGCTGAATGCGCCTGCGGGGGACGGATGCGGCGTGCCACACTGACCGCATGGGCTTCCTCATCCGCGTCGTCGTCAACGCGTTCTCGATCTGGGTCGTCACCCTCATCCCCGCGCTCGGAGTCAGCGTCATCGCCTTCGCCCCCGGCGAGACGCTGCAGCTCGTGATCTCCCTGCTCGTGATCGCTGCGATCTTCGCGCTCGTGAACACCATCGTCGGCACGGTCGTGAAGGTGCTCACCTTCCCGCTCTACGTGCTGACCCTCGGTCTGTTCTCGCTGGTCGTCAACGGGTTCCTGCTGTGGCTGACGAGCTGGATCACCGAGTTCTGGGCGTGGGGCCTGCGCGTCGAGAGCTTCTGGTGGGGTGTGATCGCCGCGCTGCTGATCAGCCTCATGAACTGGATCTTCGGCGTCATCCTGCGCCCCAAGCGTCGCGAGGACTGACGCTCACGGCCGGTTCCGGGTGCTCGATTGCGGGTAGAACGATCCGCGGTCGGTGTCGCGTTCGGCGCCGTACTCCCGCACCTCGACGAGTTCGGCGTCCGCCAGTTCGCTGAGCCGGTCGTGCAGGGCGATCACCCGGGGATCACCGGATGCATCCGCCGCCTCGGCCGTCTGCACGTACGTCTCCAGGTGGTGCGCAGGAAGGGTGAGATCGTGCAGGCCGCCCGCCTCATCCACCGTGCGCTCGACCAGGAAGCTCTGCTCCGCCCCGACGCGATCGGGGTGCCCGACCGCGAGCGACGCGACCGGATCGTCGGTATGCCGCACCTGCACGCTGAGGGTGTCGGCGCCCACATCGACCGAGGTCGGCGAGCCGAACGTGCCCACCACCTGCATGTCGTACACACCCGTCTGCGCGAGTTGGCCGACGCTCATGCCGCCCTGCGAGTGCCCCCATCCGAGCACCTCGTCGCCGGGTTCCGCCCCCGCCTCGACGAGCGCGGCCTCGACCGTGGCGAGAGCGTCGGAGCGATGCCCGGTGAAGGACTGCACGTTCGAGGTCATGTCCCACGGGTCGGCGCCGCTCATCGAGCGCGTGCCGGTGACGTACACCGCGAAGGTGCGGCCGCCGCCCGCACGCACGTACTGCTCGATCCGCACCCGGGCGTCTCCGGATGCGGGGATCCGCGCCGCCGCATCGGCCAGCGTCCGTGGGGCCGTCGCGTTCTGCGACACCGGCAGGGGCACGAGGTTCGCCGCCGTTCCGCCGGGAGCGACCCTCGTGCCCGCCGCGACCGTTCCCTGGCCGCTCGAGCGCACCTGGGCGAGCGCCATCCCGACCAGGCTGACCACCGGCACGCCCACGACCCACAGGGGCAACCCGCCCCAGAACGCGTCGAGAACAGGGCCTTCTCCGGCGGCTCGCGCGTCGGCGAGCGCGGCGTCGGCCGTGGCGACCGCATCCGGATGCTGCGCCTCGAACGTGTCGATGGCGCGCTGCGCATCGACGGCGCCGGCCTCATCCCCGGCAGCGATCGCCACGTCGTACGCGACGCGCAGCTCGACCAGGGTGTAGGTCGCGGATGCGGCGCGGAGTGCGCCGGCGAGCTCGTCGGCGCGACCACCGGTCTCCGACAGCCGTGACGCCACGAGCGCCGGACTGGTCGGGATCCCGAGGAACAGCGCCGGGATCCGGTGCTCGCAGAGCACGAACTGGGTCGCCGCGTTATGCAACTCGTCGGCGGCCGACGCGAGCACGGCGGCGGCCGCATCCAAGGCCGCCGTGTCGACCGCGATGCCCCCGCCCGACGAGATCGTGATCGCATCGCCCATCAGCCCGGCCAACCGCGCTGCACGAGGCGGGTATTCGCCGCCTCGAGCTGCTGATCGAAGGCCTCGATGGCCTCCTCCCGCAGCGCGAGGTCGCGTAACCACGCGTCGAGGTCGTGTTCGAACGCGACCATCGCCGGAGACGCCCACTTCGTCGCCGCCGCGAGCCCGGTGGTCAGCGTGCGCGCCGCCACGAGGTGGTGACGCGCGACCGCGACATAACCGCGGGCAGCGGCGACGTCCGCGATGAAGTTCGCCGTCGTGGTCGGATCGGGTACCCAGGACATGAGTCGAGCGTGCCTGCGCTGCGCGTCCGGCGGGGGCGTCCGCATCCGACTTCGGGATCGATCCGGCGTGCGACCGTGCTGTGCAGGAGGAGTGGGGACCAGAATGGAAGCATGACCGAACCCGCGCCCTTCCGCGTCGTGTTCGTGTGCACGGGCAACATCTGTCGCTCACCGATGGCCGAGGTGGTCTTCCGATGGTTCGCCGATTCGGTGGGCCTCGGCGACCGCGTGGTCTCCACGAGCGCCGGCACCGGCGATTGGCACGTGGGCGAACCGGCGGATCCTCGCACCACGGCGGCACTCGAACGCCACGGGTACGACGGCACGCGGCACCGCGCGAAGCAGTTCAGCTACGCCGACTTCGACCGGAACGACCTCGTCGTCGCGCTCGATCGCTCCCACGAACGCAACCTGCGGGCGTGGGCGCGGTCCGAAGCCGACGGCGACAAGGTGGCGCTGCTGCTGTCGTTCGACTCATCCGTCGACGAGGTGCAGGACGTTCCCGACCCGTACTACGCGGGCGACGAGGCGTTCGATGAGGTCCTCGGTATGATCGAGAACGCGTGCCGGGCGCTCTTCCGGCAACTCGAACCCGCCATTCGCTCCGCCGGGTAGGCCGCGAAGCGGGCGCCGCATCCGACCGACGGAGTACCGTGTCGTCTTTCCCCGTTCAGCCGCTCAGCCCGCTCGATGGCCGGTACCGCTCCGCGGTCTCCGCTCTCGGCGATTTTCTCTCGGAGGCGGGGCTCAACCGGGCACGCGTCGAGGTCGAAGTCGAGTGGCTCATCGCCCTCACCGACCGTGAACTGTTCGAAACGCAGCCGCTGACGCACGACGAGAAGCAGAACCTGCGTCAGCTCTACCGCGACTTCGGCCAGGACGAGATCGACTGGCTCGCCGAGCGCGAGGCCGTGACGCGTCACGACGTGAAGGCCGTGGAGTATCTCGTCCGCGACCGGCTCGACGCCCTGGGCCTCACCCGCATCGCCGAGCTGACGCACTTCGCGTGCACGAGCGAAGACATCAACTCCACCGCGTACGCCCTGACGGTGCAGCGCGCGGTGACCCGGGTGTGGCTGCCGAAGCTGCAGGAGGTCACGGCGCGCCTCGACGGCGTCGCCCACGAGCTGAAGGATGCGGCGATGCTGGCCCGCACGCACGGCCAGCCCGCGACCCCGACCACCATGGGCAAGGAGCTCGCCGTCTTCGTGTGGCGCCTGCAGCGCGTGCTCGCGCAGCTCGAGTCGTCGGAGTATCTCGCGAAGTTCTCGGGGGCCACGGGCACCTGGTCGGCGCACCTGGCCGCGGAACCGGATGCGGACTGGGTCGAGATCTCGCGCACCTTCATCGAAGGACTCGGCCTCGGTTTCAACGAGCTGACCACGCAGATCGAGTCGCACGACTGGCAGGTCGAGTTGTACGACCGCGCGCGGCACGCCGGCGGCATCCTGCACAACCTCGCCACCGACATCTGGACGTACATCTCGCTCGGGTACTTCTCGCAGATCCCGGTCGCGGGGGCGACGGGGTCGTCGACGATGCCGCACAAGATCAACCCCATCCGGTTCGAGAACGCCGAGGCGAACCTGGAGCTCGCGGGCGGCCTGTTCGCCACGCTCGGCTCGACGCTGGTCACCTCGCGGATGCAGCGGGACCTGACCGACTCGACGACGCAGCGCAACATCGGCGTCGCGTTCGGTCACTCGCTGCTCGCGCTCGACAACCTGCTGCGCGGCCTCGGCGAGATCTCGCTCGCTCGCGACGTGCTGCTGGCCGACCTCGACGTGAACTGGGAGGTGCTCGCCGAGGCCATCCAGACCGTCGTGCGCGCCGAGGTCGTCGCCGGTCGGTCGCAGATCACCGATCCGTACGCGCTCCTCAAAGAGCTGACGCGCGGCCGACGGGTGGGCGCCGCGGAGCTCGCGGAGTTCGTTCGCGGCCTCGACATCGGCGACGCCGCGAAGGAGCGCCTGCTCGCCCTGACCCCCGCCACCTACGTCGGCCTCGCCGAGGCCCTGGTCACCCCCCGCGACTGATCCCGCGCGCTCGCGGTGAGCCCCCCTCATCGGGGCGCTCTGACCGCGAGACTGCAGTGGCGCGGCGAGACGTCTGCGCAGAGCCGCTGTCTCGCCGCCCGACTGCAGTCTCGCGGGGTTCGGGGGTGCCCGGTCGGGCGCGCGGGGGCGCCGGTCAGCGGGGGAAGCGCTCGGCGTGCGCGACGGCCTGGGCGAGGGCGGATGCGGGCGGATGCGGCGCCCCGGGGAACGGCGTCACCACGGCCTCACCGTCGATGAGCTTCCAGGAGCCGACCGCCCGACCCCGCAGCATGACCGTCGGCACAGCGATGCCGTTCGATGACATCAGGAGCGAGGTGTGCGCCGCATCCGCCGACAGGCTGCGGTCACGGTAGCCGAGCAGCAGTTCGTCGAACGCCGGAAGAAGAAGCACGTCGGGCGGCTCCGGGAGCTCCGCATCGAGGGCGTGGGGCGCGACCCACCACGGCGCGCCGTCCACCTCCACGACCGCCGCACGACCGCACTCCGCGGCGCGAGCGAAGGCCCGGCGGGCGTCGCCGAGCGTGAGCTTCGTCCACCACGCGAGGTCGGCGGGCGTGGCCGGGCCGTGGCCTGCCAGGTACCGGGCGGCGAGCTCGATGAGCGCGTCGTCGCCCTCCAACTGCCGCGGGCGCGTGATCCACTCGTCGGCGAGAACCAGCGCCGCATCCCTCGCCCCGAGGGGCGGCCCGAACACGAGCGTGCCGGTTTGGCAGAGCCACCACACCGCGTGGTACGACCAGCCGGGCCGCATCTCGATGCCCTCCTCGACGAAGGCGGCGAACAGCTCGGCGCGGGGCAGCTGCGTGCCGCCCGACAGCCGCTCGATCGCGATCCGGCGCATCCGCTCGAGGATGTCGAGCGGAAAACCCAGCTGCTCGCGGCGCCGCGCCGCATCCGCGAGCAGCCGCGGCGTGAGCAGCTGCTGCATCCATCCGATGTCTTCGGCGGGCACCAGGTGCACGGTGGCGCGCATGGGCCACGAACGCACGACCTCACCTCGGCGCTGCGCCGCGCGAACGTCGGCGACGCTCGCCCCCGGCGCACGGACCCCGAGCGCCCACGACGCGGCGACCGGATCCTGGCCCTGCACCGCGAGCATGTGCCGCGCCACCCCGGCGATGTCGGGTGGTGTTCCGGATGCCTCCGGAGCGGATGCGGCGAGCAACTGCGACGCCATCCGCATCCGCAGCAGGTCGTCCCGAGACGCCGGTGCGTTCATCGTCACCCTCCGCTCGCTGCGCGCCGTCTCCCCGCGCGCCCCTCGATCCTCCCACCCCGCCCCGCCGGTTCCCCTCCCGCCCCCCTCCCGACCGCGAGACGGGATCTTCGCGCCGAGACAGTGGGGTTACCCCTACGTCTCGGCGCCCAGATCCCGTCTCGCGGAAACGCGGCGCCGGGCGCCCGCGGTAGGTCAATCCGGAGGAAGGGTCAAGAGGGGCCCCGGGAAGAGACCGCTGGGTAGCGTGCGACGCATGGCTGACAACATGTACACCGCACAGGACCCCACCACCCAGTACCCGCGTCCGCCGTTCCCGCCGCAGCAGCAGGACGGACCCGGCGACATCCACAAGATGGACCCCGCCCCCGACCACGGCGAGCAGAGCTACGTCGGCAACAACCGTCTGCCGGGACGGAAGGCCCTCATCACCGGCGCCGACTCCGGCATCGGTCGCGCCGTCGCGATCGCCTATGCGCGCGAGGGCGCCGACGTCGCACTCAGCTACCTTCCGGAGGAGCAGGCGCAGGCCGAGGAGGTCGCCGAGCTCGTGCGCGCGGCCGGCCGTACCGCGGTGCTGCTGCCCGGCGACATCCAGAACGAGGCGATGAACCAGGAGCTCGTGGAGAAGACGGTCGCCGAGCTCGGCGGCCTCGACATCCTGGTGATCAACGCGGGCACGATGCCGACCGTCGACAGCATCGACGACTTCCGGACCGAGACGCTCGACCATGTACTCAAGGCCAACATCTACCCGCTCTTCTGGTTGACCAAGGCAGCCTCGCCGCACCTGAAGCCCGGCGCGTCGATCATCACGACCTCGAGCGTGCAGGGATTCCAGCCCTCGCCGTCGCTCGCCGAGTACGCCGTCTCGAAGGCCGGTATCGCCAACTGGACGCGCGCGATGTCGCAGCAGCTCATCGAGCGCGGCATCCGCGTGAACGGCGTCGCGCCCGGACCCATCTGGACCCCGCTGCAGCCGGCGTTCGTGCCGAACGAGAAGATCGAGGAGTTCGGTTCGCAG
It includes:
- a CDS encoding alpha-ketoacid dehydrogenase subunit beta yields the protein MTDISTMPLSKAMNAGLRAALAADDHVLLMGEDIGPLGGVFRVTEGLQAEFGPRRVIDTPLAESGIIGTAIGLAMAGFRPVCEIQFDGFVFPGFDQITTQLAKLTNRHEGALRMPVVIRIPYGGHIGAVEHHQESPEAYFTHTAGLRVVSPSTPNDAYWMIQDAIASDDPVVFLEPKSRYWPKGEVDLSARALPLHASRVVRRGTDVTLVGHGAMVSTMLQAAALAESEGVSIEVVDLRSLSPVDYGPILDSVRRTGRMVYAQEAPGFTSLGSEVAATVAERAFYSLEAPVLRVSGFDTPFPPARLEGQYLPDADRILEAVDRALTY
- a CDS encoding thiamine pyrophosphate-dependent dehydrogenase E1 component subunit alpha — encoded protein: MTAPDTVTHDASNSDDPHLVRVIAADGSFAPTPAAEPYLEAIAALSDAELETFYRDMAVIRAFDRQATNLQRQGQLALWPPSYGQEAAQVGSARAARAQDHLFPSYREHVVATIRGVDPIDIIRLMKGLTHGGWNPYDPKNGNTHLYTLVLGSQTLHATGFAMGLSLDGKSGSGDPERDEAVIVYYGDGASSQGDVHEAMVFAASFQTPEVFFLQNNQWAISVPVRTQSRGPLHLRAAGYGMPSIHVDGNDVLASYAVARRALDEARAGGGPRAIEAATYRMGAHTTSDDPTKYRTSEEEQSWALRDPIERMRAFLRGRGASDEFFADVDAEGAAVAEDARARTVALESIPSDVIFDHVYSEEHPLIAEQKQWLADYEASFEEGRA
- a CDS encoding histidinol-phosphate transaminase, with product MSDPIPVRVRPEIAALPVYRQGRQAGADAFKLSSNENPFDPLPGVIDAMHQAVSVNRYPDATATRLRERLAARFGVTIDEVHIAAGSVSILSQLMLSVAGPGDQIVYPWRSFEAYPNLVTVTGADRVEVPLTSDGRHDLSAMAASVTDRTQAVVVCSPNNPTGPVVTQSEFDAFLDAVPSDVLVILDEAYAEFVTAPDAVDGLRELGVVRPNVVALRTFSKAYGLAGLRIGYAVGHRRVLDAARATAIPLSVTAQAENAALASLDAEDELRERVRQIAVRRDRIADGLREAGWQVPDAQGNFVWLATGVDSAEAAEAFEAAGIIVRAFPGDGLRVSIGEEESVETVLRIAASVVQHLPEGHPARRIA
- a CDS encoding phage holin family protein encodes the protein MGFLIRVVVNAFSIWVVTLIPALGVSVIAFAPGETLQLVISLLVIAAIFALVNTIVGTVVKVLTFPLYVLTLGLFSLVVNGFLLWLTSWITEFWAWGLRVESFWWGVIAALLISLMNWIFGVILRPKRRED
- a CDS encoding low molecular weight protein-tyrosine-phosphatase, with product MTEPAPFRVVFVCTGNICRSPMAEVVFRWFADSVGLGDRVVSTSAGTGDWHVGEPADPRTTAALERHGYDGTRHRAKQFSYADFDRNDLVVALDRSHERNLRAWARSEADGDKVALLLSFDSSVDEVQDVPDPYYAGDEAFDEVLGMIENACRALFRQLEPAIRSAG
- the purB gene encoding adenylosuccinate lyase: MSSFPVQPLSPLDGRYRSAVSALGDFLSEAGLNRARVEVEVEWLIALTDRELFETQPLTHDEKQNLRQLYRDFGQDEIDWLAEREAVTRHDVKAVEYLVRDRLDALGLTRIAELTHFACTSEDINSTAYALTVQRAVTRVWLPKLQEVTARLDGVAHELKDAAMLARTHGQPATPTTMGKELAVFVWRLQRVLAQLESSEYLAKFSGATGTWSAHLAAEPDADWVEISRTFIEGLGLGFNELTTQIESHDWQVELYDRARHAGGILHNLATDIWTYISLGYFSQIPVAGATGSSTMPHKINPIRFENAEANLELAGGLFATLGSTLVTSRMQRDLTDSTTQRNIGVAFGHSLLALDNLLRGLGEISLARDVLLADLDVNWEVLAEAIQTVVRAEVVAGRSQITDPYALLKELTRGRRVGAAELAEFVRGLDIGDAAKERLLALTPATYVGLAEALVTPRD
- a CDS encoding winged helix DNA-binding domain-containing protein, encoding MNAPASRDDLLRMRMASQLLAASAPEASGTPPDIAGVARHMLAVQGQDPVAASWALGVRAPGASVADVRAAQRRGEVVRSWPMRATVHLVPAEDIGWMQQLLTPRLLADAARRREQLGFPLDILERMRRIAIERLSGGTQLPRAELFAAFVEEGIEMRPGWSYHAVWWLCQTGTLVFGPPLGARDAALVLADEWITRPRQLEGDDALIELAARYLAGHGPATPADLAWWTKLTLGDARRAFARAAECGRAAVVEVDGAPWWVAPHALDAELPEPPDVLLLPAFDELLLGYRDRSLSADAAHTSLLMSSNGIAVPTVMLRGRAVGSWKLIDGEAVVTPFPGAPHPPASALAQAVAHAERFPR
- a CDS encoding SDR family oxidoreductase, producing MADNMYTAQDPTTQYPRPPFPPQQQDGPGDIHKMDPAPDHGEQSYVGNNRLPGRKALITGADSGIGRAVAIAYAREGADVALSYLPEEQAQAEEVAELVRAAGRTAVLLPGDIQNEAMNQELVEKTVAELGGLDILVINAGTMPTVDSIDDFRTETLDHVLKANIYPLFWLTKAASPHLKPGASIITTSSVQGFQPSPSLAEYAVSKAGIANWTRAMSQQLIERGIRVNGVAPGPIWTPLQPAFVPNEKIEEFGSQTPIGRAGQPAELAPPFVFLASQESSYVVGETIAVTGGMPVH